Part of the Halopenitus persicus genome is shown below.
CGGCAACATCCTCGGCCACACCTCCACGTTCCGGATCTACCTGCGCAAGTCGAAGGGCGACAAGCGGATCGTCCGGCTCGTCGACGCGCCGAACCTCGCCGACGGCGAGGCCGTGATGCGCGTCCAGGACGCCGGCCTCAAACCGGAATAAGACGGCCCGGCAGGACACGACGAACGTCGGTCACACACCACTCACGCGAGCCGACACCGTCGTTTGTAACGATTCCCGCGACACCGTCGTTTGCACCGATCTCCGCGGCGGCGACTCACGAGGAGCGCGCGCGAGCGTTTCGGGCGTATATACCACTCATCCGACAAAACGATCGTCAAGTTGTTCGGCAACATTTGTAACGGAACTGCCGAGAATACGTCCTTATATTGGCCTAATTCGATTGTATATCTGACGAACGTCTACTGACACCCATATATTGTGCTATTTTTCAACTCCACGATTTATATACCTCCATCTACCCCAATCGGAACGTGATTTCGAACACGAACGCGAAGGAAACGGTTGGAATAGTTCACGATCGTAAACAATCTTCCCACGATGGGGCGGTGATCGCCTGATGGTGGGCGCGGGTCTCCTCGCGCAGGTCGATCCCTCGGTGATCGCCGAGGGCGTGAACCTGCTGTGGGTCGCGGTCGTCTGTTTCCTGATCTTCTTCATGCACGCCGGCTTCGCGATGCTGGAGGCGGGGCAGGTGCGCGCGAAGAACGTGGCGAACCAGCTGACGAAGAACCTGCTGACCTGGAGCGTCGGCATCCTGGTCTACTTCCTGATCGGGTTCGGCGTCGAGGCCGTCGCGGGCGGCAGCGGCGTCTCGATGGAGACGTTCACGGCCGCGATGACCGCGCCCGACGGCGCGTGGGTCAACAGCTGGCTGTTCGGCGCCGTCTTCGCGATGACGGCGGCGACGATCGTCTCCGGCGCGGTCGCCGGCCGCGCGAAGCTCCGCGCGTACGTCGGCTACACGATCGTGTTATCGGCGGTCATCTACCCGGTCGTGGCGGGGATGTCCTGGTACGGCGGCGGCCTCCTGGCGGGACTCGGCTTCACGGACTTCGCCGGCGGGATGGTCGTCCACGGGATGGGCGGGATCGCCGGCCTCACGGCCGCGTACGTGATCGGCCCGCGGATGGACCGCTACGCCGACGACGGCTCCACGAACGTCATTCCCGGTCACTCGATGACGTTCGCGGTCCTGGGAACGCTCGTCCTCGCGTTCGGCTGGTACGGCTTCAACGTCGGCACGACCGCGACCGTCTTCGCGGTCGAGAACGGCGAGCTGACGCTCGGCGGCTTCGGGGTCGTCGGTCGCGTCGCGCTCACGACGACGCTCGGGATGGCCGCCGGGGGCATCGGCGCGGCGCTCGGGGCGCTCGCGCTCACGAAGAAGGTCGACACCCTCTACGTCGCCAACGGGCTGCTTGCGGGGCTCGTCGGCGTCACCGGGATCGTCGACCTCGTCACCTGGTGGGGCGCCATCGCGGTCGCGCTGATCTGCGGCCTCCAGCTCCCGTTCGTCTTCGAGTTCGTCTCGGACACGCTGCAGATCGACGACGTCTGTGCGGTCTTCCCGGTCCACGGCTCCGCCGGCGTCATCGGGATCCTGGCGCTGCCGTTCGTCCACGTGAACGGCTTCTCGGTCGACCTGCTCGTCTCGCAGGTGGTCGGAACCGCCGTGATCACGGTCTGGACGGTCGCGGCGACCGCGGCGGTCTTCGGCGCCTTCAAGGCGGCCGGGCAGGCCCGCGTTTCGCTTGAACACGAGCGTGAGGGGCTCGACGTCTCCGAGCACGGCGTCGACACCTACCCCGAGTTCGGCAAGCCGATCGCCGCCGACGGCTCCGGAACCAGCGTCCGTGCCGACGGCGGCGAGGAGGCAGGCTCGGAGATCAAGATGGTTACGGCGATCGTCCGCCCCGAGAAGCTCGGCGACATCAAGACGGCGCTCGCGGGAGTCGGCGCACCCTCGCTGACGGTCACGAACGTCTCCGGCCGCGGCTCCCAGCCGGCCAAGACGGGCCAGTGGCGCGGCGAGGAGTACGTCGTCGACCTCCACCAGAAGGTGAAGGTCGAGTGCGTCGTCGCCGACGTCCCGGCCGACGAGGTCGCGAACGCGATCCGCGAGGCCGCAAGCACCGGCGAGCCCGGCGACGGGAAGGTCTTCGTCCTGCCCGTCGAGGACGCGCTGCAGGTGCGCACCGGCACGGCCGGTCCAGAGGCGGTGTAAGCCGCCGAGAGAGTCCGAATCGGTCCGATCCTCTGGCGGGCTTTTTTTAAGTAGTTACCCTATCCCTTTTAAGCAGTTACCCTATCCCTTTTAAGCAGTTACCCTATCCCTTTTAAGCAGCTACCGGAAGTGACGTCCTCACCCGCCCGCGTCACTCCTCGGCGTCGAGCCGGTCCCGAACCAGCGGCGAGTCGGACGTCGTACATTCGGGCCGGCCACAGACGCCGGCATCGGCGCCGGCACGTTCCACGCCCGGGGAGAGGCGGTCGATCGACCAGTCGGCGTCGTGACCGTGGGTTCGCCGGTGGTCCTCGAGGGCGGTCCGCGCTCGGCGAAGGGACGGAAACGTCTCCGTGAACGAGCAGGAATCGCAGTCGACCGTCACGCGGGCGGTGGCCATACGGGATCGATGGGGACCGGCAGCCAAAACGATCGTGGTGTAAATGGATCCGGACGAGCACGCTCCGAACGAACGTGGGGCGAACCGACCGCGCTCCGAACGGAACCCCTTTTTCACCTCCCGGTCGAAGGGGGGCGTATGAATAACGACCGCTCGCGCGCGCTGTACGACCGCGCGCTCTCGGTGCTTCCCGGCGGGGTGAACTCCTCGGTGCGGGCGACGCTGCCGCACCCGGTGTTCGTCGACCGCGGCGACGGCGGCCACGTGATCGACGCGGACGGAAACCGGTACGTCGACTGGGTGATGGGCTACGGGCCGCTGTTGTACGGTCACGACGTCCCCGAGCCGGTGACGGCGGCGATCCAGTCCGCGGCGGCCGACGGCCCGATGTACGGCGTCCCGACCGAGGTCGAGGTCGAACACGCCGAGTTCATCGCGCGTCACGTCCCGAGCGTCGAGCAGGTACGGTTCGTCAACTCCGGCACGGAGGCGACCGTCTCCGCGGTCCGACTGGCCCGGGGCCACACCGGTCGCGACAAGATCGTGGTGATGCAGGGCGGCTACCACGGCGCCCAGGAGTCGACGCTCGTCGAGGGCGAACCCGGCTCGCAGGCGCCCTCCACCGCGGGCGTTCCCGACGAGTTCGCCGAACACACCCTCCCGGTGCCGTTCAACGACCCGGAGGCCGCACGCGAGGTCTTCGCCGAACACGGCGAGAACATCGCCGCGGTGCTCGTCGAACCGATCCTCGCGAACTCCGGGATCGTGATGCCGGTCGACGGCTATCACGAGACGCTGCGCGAACTGTGTGACGAGCACGGCTCGCTACTCGTCTTCGACGAGGTGATCACCGGTTTCCGCGTCGGCGGGCTGGGCTGTGCACAAGGGAAACTCGGCGTCACTCCCGATCTCACCACGTTCGGGAAGATCGTCGGCGGCGGGTTCCCGGTCGGCGCGATCGGTGGCCGCGCGGACGTGATGGAGGGGTTCACCCCGGCGGGCGACGTCTTCCAGGCGGGGACCTTCTCGGGCCACCCGGTGGCGATGGCGGCCGGAAAGGCCTACCTGGAGTACGCGGCCGAACACGACGTCTACGAGCACGTCAACGGGCTCGGCGAGAAGCTCCGCGCCGGGATCACCGACATCTGCGCCGACCAGGCGCCGACGTACACGGTCGTCGGGACGGACTCGCTTTTCAAGACGATCTTCACGCGCGAGGGGCCCAGCGGCGAGGACCTCGAGGCGTGCTGTTCGGCGGGGTGTACCCAGGATCCCGACTGTCCGCGGTACGACTACTGTCCGAAGACGGGCGCCGACGTCGCCAGCGCCGAGACCGACCGCTGGGAGCGCGTCTTCCGCCAGGAGATGAAAGAGCAGGGGATCCTTCTGACCGGCAACCAGTTCGAGAGCCAGTTCGTCTCGTACGCCCACACCGAGGCGGACGTCGAGGAGACCCTCGAGGCGTACAAACACGCGCTCTAGAGCCCGGAAACGCGCGATCTCGGATCCGCAACTCGCGATCGCGCGTACGGCGGTCGCCGCCGCGCCGGCGGACGAGCGTGCCGCGACACGACGCGACCGAAATTGGTGGCCTTTTCACCGCCGGGACCGTCGGTTCGAGTATGACACGATCGCTTCGACTCGCGACCCGCGGATCCGACCTCGCCGTGAAACAGGCGGCGACGGTCGCGGACGCGCTCGCGACCAGGCGCCGGGAGGTCGAGACCCGAACGGTCGAGACCCGCGGCGACCAGATCCCGGACGCGCTCATCCACGAGCTCGGGAAGACGGGCGCGTTCGTCCGGTCGCTGGACGAGGAGGTGCTCGCCGGCGACGCCGACCTCGCGGTCCACTCGCTGAAGGACGTCCCGACGGAGGGGCTCGACGACCTCGTCATCGCGGGCATCCCCGAACGCGGGCCGGCCGGCGACGTCCTCGTGACGCCCGGCGGACGTGACCTGGCCGACCTCGAGCCGGGATCGACGATCGGGACCGCCTCGCTGCGCCGCACCGCGGAGATCAAGGCCACCCGACCGGACCTCGAGGTGGAACCGATCCGCGGCAACGTCGACACGCGGATCGAGAAGCTGCTCGCGCCGGGCCTCCAGCGCGAACACGAGGCCCGGATGGAGGCCCGCTCGGAGCGAAAGGGCGACGCCGAGGGCGACGAAAACGCGGCAGCGGACGATGAGGACGGCCGCGAGTTCGAGGCGACCGTCGAGGAGTGGTTCGACTCGCTCTCCGAGTTGGAGCGCGGGGCGATGGAACGGGAGGTCGAGACCGAATACGACGGGCTGGTGCTCGCGGAGGCCGGGCTCGCACGGTCCGGCCTGCTCGAGGAGGTCCCGACCGTGCGGCTCGAGCGCACCGAGTTCGTTCCGGCGGCCGGCCAGGGCGCGATCGCCGTCGTCGCGGCGGACCCGGACGTGATCGATGCGATCCGCTCGGCCGTCGACCATCCACGGACGCGCGTGGAGACGACCGTGGAGCGGACGATCCTCGCGGAGCTGGGCGGCGGCTGTATCGCCCCGATCGGCATCAACGCGATCGTACAGGGGTCGTACGTGCACACGACCGTCCGCGTGCTCTCGCGGGACGGGACCGAGGAGGTGGCCGAAACGCGGGACCTCGACATCGAGCGGTACGGACAGGACGCGCGGACGTTCGGCCGCGATCTCGCCGACCGGGGTGCCGACGAGCTGATCGAACGCGCGCGCAAACGGAGCGACGAGGATGACTGAGGACGAGGCGGGGACGTCTGCGGACGAGGCGGGGACGTCTGCGGACGAGATCCCGACCGACGTTCCCGATGAGGCGCCCGGCAAGGTGTACCTCGTCGGCTCGGGTCCGGGCGATCCGGAGCTGCTGACGGTGCGGGCCAAGCGGCTCCTCGAGACGGCCGACGTCGTGCTCCACGACAAGCTGCCGGGCCCGGAGATCATCGAGTCGATCCCCGAGGAGAAGCGCGAGGACGTCGGCAAACGGGCCGACGGCGAGTGGACGCCCCAGGAGTACACCAACCGCCGGCTGGTCGAGCTCGCCCGCGAGGGGAGGACGGTCGTACGGCTGAAGGGCGGCGACCCCTTCGTGTTCGGCCGCGGCGGCGAGGAGCTCGAGCACCTCGCGGCGGCCGGCGTGCCGGTCGAGGTCGTTCCGGGCATCACCTCGGCGATCGCCGGGGCCGGCGTGGCCGGGATCCCCGTAACCCACCGGGATCACGCCTCCTCGGTGTCGTTCGTGACGGGCCACGAGGACCCGACGAAGGAGGACTCGGCGGTCGACTGGGAGGCGCTTGCGGCCACCGGCGGAACGATCGTCGTGTTGATGGGCGTCGGCAAGCTGCCGGAGTACGTCGCCGAACTCCGGAGCGCGGGGATGGCCCCCGAGACGCCCGTGGCGCTCGTCGAGCGCGCGACGTGGCCGGACATGCGCGTGGCCACCGGGACCCTCGAGACGATCGTGTCGGTCCGCGACGAGGCGGGGATCGAGCCGCCGGCGATCACGGTGATCGGCGAGGTCGCCGCAAGCCGGGACCGCGTGATCGACGCCCTCGAGAACGCCAACGCGGCGCCGGTCGGAAACGACAACGCGACGCCGGTCGGAACCGAAACCGAGCGGGAACGGGGGGCTCAGCGATGAGCCGGCAGGTGCGCGTCGCCGTCTTCCGCCCGGACGACGATCGGATCGACGGCGCGTCCGAGCTGTTGGCGTCGCTGGGGGCCGAGCCGGTACCCGATCCGATGCTTGCCGTGGAGCCGACCGGCGAGACGCCGGGGGAGGCGCCCTACGTCGTCCTCACGAGCAAGACCGGGGTCGAGCTTGCCGCGGAGCGTGGCTGGGCGCCGCCCGCGGAAACGACGCTCGTCGCGATCGGCCCCGCGACCGCGGCGGCAGCCAGGAAGGCGGGCTGGACCGTCGATCTGATCCCCGAGGAGTACACCTCCCAGGGACTCGTCGACCTGCTCGCCGGCCGGATCGCCGAGGAAAGCGAGGGGACCGAAGGCACGACGAACGACGGCGTCGCGATCGAGGTCGCACGCTCGGACCACGGCAGCGCGGTCCTCACCGAGGGGCTCGCGGATGCGGGAGCCGACGTCCACGAGACGGTGCTCTACCGGCTCGTCCGCCCCGAGGAAGCCGGCCGGTCGACCGAGCTGGCCGCCGACGGAGAGCTGGAGGCCGTCGCGTTCACCTCCTCGCTGACCGTCGAGCACTTCCTCGAGGCCGCCGCCGAGCGCGGGGTCGAGGACGCTGCGCGGGCGGGACTCTCGGACGCCGTCGTCGGAACCATCGGCGACCCGACCCGGGAGACGGCCACGGCACACGGGATCGACGTCGACGTCGTTCCCGAGGAGGCGACCTTCGAGTCGCTCGCGACTGCGGTCGTCGAGCGCGCGGCGCCGAGCCACCGCGGCGAGTGAACGTCTCGGCGCGGGAGCGACGCGGAGCTGGTCCGAAACGCGACCGGGCCTCACTCCCCGTTTGTAACCCGGTCGTCGAACGTCGCCCACGCG
Proteins encoded:
- a CDS encoding DUF7542 family protein — encoded protein: MATARVTVDCDSCSFTETFPSLRRARTALEDHRRTHGHDADWSIDRLSPGVERAGADAGVCGRPECTTSDSPLVRDRLDAEE
- a CDS encoding ammonium transporter, whose protein sequence is MVGAGLLAQVDPSVIAEGVNLLWVAVVCFLIFFMHAGFAMLEAGQVRAKNVANQLTKNLLTWSVGILVYFLIGFGVEAVAGGSGVSMETFTAAMTAPDGAWVNSWLFGAVFAMTAATIVSGAVAGRAKLRAYVGYTIVLSAVIYPVVAGMSWYGGGLLAGLGFTDFAGGMVVHGMGGIAGLTAAYVIGPRMDRYADDGSTNVIPGHSMTFAVLGTLVLAFGWYGFNVGTTATVFAVENGELTLGGFGVVGRVALTTTLGMAAGGIGAALGALALTKKVDTLYVANGLLAGLVGVTGIVDLVTWWGAIAVALICGLQLPFVFEFVSDTLQIDDVCAVFPVHGSAGVIGILALPFVHVNGFSVDLLVSQVVGTAVITVWTVAATAAVFGAFKAAGQARVSLEHEREGLDVSEHGVDTYPEFGKPIAADGSGTSVRADGGEEAGSEIKMVTAIVRPEKLGDIKTALAGVGAPSLTVTNVSGRGSQPAKTGQWRGEEYVVDLHQKVKVECVVADVPADEVANAIREAASTGEPGDGKVFVLPVEDALQVRTGTAGPEAV
- the cobA gene encoding uroporphyrinogen-III C-methyltransferase encodes the protein MTEDEAGTSADEAGTSADEIPTDVPDEAPGKVYLVGSGPGDPELLTVRAKRLLETADVVLHDKLPGPEIIESIPEEKREDVGKRADGEWTPQEYTNRRLVELAREGRTVVRLKGGDPFVFGRGGEELEHLAAAGVPVEVVPGITSAIAGAGVAGIPVTHRDHASSVSFVTGHEDPTKEDSAVDWEALAATGGTIVVLMGVGKLPEYVAELRSAGMAPETPVALVERATWPDMRVATGTLETIVSVRDEAGIEPPAITVIGEVAASRDRVIDALENANAAPVGNDNATPVGTETERERGAQR
- the hemC gene encoding hydroxymethylbilane synthase — protein: MTRSLRLATRGSDLAVKQAATVADALATRRREVETRTVETRGDQIPDALIHELGKTGAFVRSLDEEVLAGDADLAVHSLKDVPTEGLDDLVIAGIPERGPAGDVLVTPGGRDLADLEPGSTIGTASLRRTAEIKATRPDLEVEPIRGNVDTRIEKLLAPGLQREHEARMEARSERKGDAEGDENAAADDEDGREFEATVEEWFDSLSELERGAMEREVETEYDGLVLAEAGLARSGLLEEVPTVRLERTEFVPAAGQGAIAVVAADPDVIDAIRSAVDHPRTRVETTVERTILAELGGGCIAPIGINAIVQGSYVHTTVRVLSRDGTEEVAETRDLDIERYGQDARTFGRDLADRGADELIERARKRSDEDD
- the hemL gene encoding glutamate-1-semialdehyde 2,1-aminomutase codes for the protein MNNDRSRALYDRALSVLPGGVNSSVRATLPHPVFVDRGDGGHVIDADGNRYVDWVMGYGPLLYGHDVPEPVTAAIQSAAADGPMYGVPTEVEVEHAEFIARHVPSVEQVRFVNSGTEATVSAVRLARGHTGRDKIVVMQGGYHGAQESTLVEGEPGSQAPSTAGVPDEFAEHTLPVPFNDPEAAREVFAEHGENIAAVLVEPILANSGIVMPVDGYHETLRELCDEHGSLLVFDEVITGFRVGGLGCAQGKLGVTPDLTTFGKIVGGGFPVGAIGGRADVMEGFTPAGDVFQAGTFSGHPVAMAAGKAYLEYAAEHDVYEHVNGLGEKLRAGITDICADQAPTYTVVGTDSLFKTIFTREGPSGEDLEACCSAGCTQDPDCPRYDYCPKTGADVASAETDRWERVFRQEMKEQGILLTGNQFESQFVSYAHTEADVEETLEAYKHAL
- a CDS encoding uroporphyrinogen-III synthase gives rise to the protein MSRQVRVAVFRPDDDRIDGASELLASLGAEPVPDPMLAVEPTGETPGEAPYVVLTSKTGVELAAERGWAPPAETTLVAIGPATAAAARKAGWTVDLIPEEYTSQGLVDLLAGRIAEESEGTEGTTNDGVAIEVARSDHGSAVLTEGLADAGADVHETVLYRLVRPEEAGRSTELAADGELEAVAFTSSLTVEHFLEAAAERGVEDAARAGLSDAVVGTIGDPTRETATAHGIDVDVVPEEATFESLATAVVERAAPSHRGE